The Thermodesulfovibrionales bacterium genome includes a window with the following:
- a CDS encoding tetratricopeptide repeat protein produces MRKTWKFDFDIAKYSKIIESRPENYCAYNNRGIAYQKRGQHTLSIADFSKATELNPSFVQAYINRGNAYQELGSYERSISDLDRAIVLDPGNSMAYNNRGFTFILMGRYGEAERDIRKSLELSPNNIYALNSMAEMYAARNEPLEACRWLEMAIEKGYNNWPYIKTSKTYNNIRNAPCYKRIISKK; encoded by the coding sequence ATGCGTAAAACATGGAAATTTGATTTCGACATCGCCAAGTACAGCAAGATCATAGAGTCCCGCCCGGAGAATTATTGCGCTTACAACAACAGGGGGATAGCCTATCAAAAGAGGGGTCAGCACACCCTCTCGATTGCGGACTTCAGCAAGGCTACCGAGCTGAATCCGTCATTTGTTCAGGCTTACATCAACAGGGGGAATGCCTATCAGGAGCTCGGGAGCTATGAACGTTCAATTTCCGATCTCGACAGGGCCATTGTGCTCGACCCGGGTAACAGCATGGCCTATAACAATCGTGGTTTTACCTTTATTCTCATGGGGAGATATGGGGAGGCCGAAAGGGATATCAGGAAGTCCCTCGAACTCAGCCCCAATAACATCTATGCGCTGAACAGTATGGCCGAGATGTACGCGGCGCGGAACGAGCCGCTTGAGGCCTGCAGGTGGTTGGAAATGGCTATAGAAAAGGGATACAATAACTGGCCCTATATCAAGACATCGAAGACGTACAATAATATCCGTAACGCTCCCTGCTACAAGAGAATCATTTCGAAGAAGTAA